In a single window of the Streptomyces cinnabarinus genome:
- a CDS encoding MFS transporter has translation MSIPSGLRRRAWSVDRRSVHRRLVVAVVVDTVGYGAFIPLTFLYLSTATDIPVAELGVIITVASLAGLPVPLFVGHVVDRLGARPVLIAQTVAAAAGYTLYFWVQSLWPLLLGIVVVTVADRTYWAAWPVFVSEQVADGDSLDRWYAIVNAAKSASLAAGSGIASVALAVGGDSGLQAMLALNVATSVTAGVLFVSLRTPPAPPVPKEAAPVGGWRALRSDRPYLTLTLGNTLLTYGWLISTLVLPVYLVRSVHLASWTAAFALMLKMSLTMLFQTTVAARLYHLRRTSTALAGTACFVVAVLLLACAAGPSSDVLAMTVVIAGVVFLALGEMLAAPATTSLAVAAAPEGSQGRYVSVFQLSWTLSSVSGPALVGYLLSTSLPVLWGAFIALMLAAALVFAALRTRFPAHVDTKTQPST, from the coding sequence GTGAGCATTCCCTCGGGGCTGCGGCGGCGGGCCTGGTCCGTCGACCGCCGCTCGGTGCACCGGCGCCTGGTGGTCGCCGTCGTGGTGGACACCGTCGGCTATGGGGCGTTCATCCCGCTGACCTTTCTGTATCTGTCCACCGCCACCGACATCCCGGTCGCGGAACTCGGCGTCATCATCACGGTGGCGAGCCTGGCCGGGCTGCCGGTTCCGCTGTTCGTGGGACATGTCGTGGACCGGCTTGGCGCGCGGCCGGTCCTGATCGCGCAGACCGTGGCGGCGGCGGCCGGGTACACCCTGTACTTCTGGGTGCAGTCCCTGTGGCCGCTGCTGCTCGGCATCGTCGTCGTCACGGTGGCGGACCGCACCTACTGGGCCGCCTGGCCGGTCTTCGTCAGCGAGCAGGTCGCCGACGGCGACAGCCTCGATCGCTGGTACGCCATCGTCAACGCGGCCAAGAGCGCCAGTCTGGCGGCCGGTTCGGGCATCGCCTCGGTGGCGCTCGCGGTGGGCGGCGACAGTGGACTCCAGGCCATGCTGGCGCTCAACGTCGCCACCTCCGTCACCGCCGGAGTGCTGTTCGTCTCGCTGCGCACCCCGCCCGCGCCACCCGTCCCCAAGGAGGCGGCACCCGTGGGCGGCTGGCGTGCCCTCAGGTCGGACCGTCCGTATCTGACCCTCACCCTGGGCAACACGCTGCTGACCTACGGCTGGCTGATCTCCACGCTCGTACTGCCGGTCTACCTGGTCCGCTCCGTGCACCTGGCAAGCTGGACGGCGGCCTTCGCGCTGATGCTCAAGATGTCGCTCACCATGCTGTTCCAGACCACCGTCGCCGCCCGCCTGTACCACCTGCGCAGGACCTCGACCGCGCTCGCGGGCACCGCGTGCTTCGTCGTCGCCGTCCTGCTGCTGGCCTGCGCCGCCGGTCCGTCGTCCGACGTCCTCGCGATGACGGTGGTCATCGCCGGCGTCGTGTTCCTGGCCCTCGGCGAGATGCTCGCCGCGCCCGCCACCACCAGCCTGGCCGTCGCCGCCGCCCCCGAGGGCTCCCAGGGGCGGTACGTCTCGGTGTTCCAGCTCTCCTGGACCCTGTCGTCCGTCTCCGGACCGGCGCTGGTGGGCTATCTGCTCAGCACGTCACTGCCCGTGCTCTGGGGGGCGTTCATCGCGCTGATGCTCGCCGCCGCCCTCGTCTTCGCCGCGCTGCGCACCCGTTTCCCCGCGCATGTCGACACCAAGACCCAGCCATCCACGTGA
- a CDS encoding GTP cyclohydrolase II — translation MPHIVSQASCTLPISGGEVRLHVFGRERNGPESVIAAVHRTERAEECAPLVRLHSACATGDILGSLRCDCGSQLSAALDAVLESDHGILLYLLGHEGRGIGLANKIRAYALQEQGLNTAEANLALGLPVDDRDYTDAAAVLREFGVARLRLATNNPLKIAALETAGLEVQRVPWGGFVTPHNSGYLETKDYVLGHLGSLGPMTEPSKPRS, via the coding sequence ATGCCGCATATCGTCAGCCAGGCCAGCTGCACATTGCCGATTTCCGGCGGAGAGGTGAGGTTGCACGTTTTCGGCAGGGAGAGAAATGGTCCCGAGAGTGTCATTGCGGCGGTGCACCGGACCGAGCGCGCCGAGGAGTGCGCGCCCCTCGTCCGGCTGCACAGCGCGTGCGCGACCGGCGACATCCTCGGCTCGCTGCGCTGCGACTGCGGCAGCCAGTTGTCCGCCGCGCTCGACGCCGTGCTGGAGAGCGACCACGGCATCCTGCTGTATCTGCTCGGCCATGAGGGCCGCGGGATCGGCCTCGCCAACAAGATCAGGGCCTACGCCCTCCAGGAGCAGGGTCTGAACACCGCCGAGGCCAATCTGGCGCTCGGCCTGCCGGTGGACGATCGCGACTACACCGACGCCGCCGCCGTGCTCCGCGAGTTCGGTGTCGCGCGCCTCAGGCTCGCCACCAACAACCCCTTGAAGATTGCGGCGTTGGAGACCGCGGGCCTGGAGGTCCAGCGCGTCCCCTGGGGCGGATTCGTCACCCCGCACAACTCCGGCTACCTGGAGACCAAGGACTATGTGCTCGGCCATCTGGGGAGCCTCGGGCCCATGACGGAACCCAGCAAGCCGCGCAGCTGA
- a CDS encoding galactosyltransferase-related protein: MMSRLPQEPATRASAVADALVIHADHGAREANPYYWHRVQERTADLLKEIQSHGDTELVLAADELVADPGSTEAWRRVRDRVTPKARAPFVDIACDIKDRSRFGYHLGDAYDRTATADPDWRSWPPNPPAPAPDDAPVTQIVITFRDQSEDGVRARNLVACLAALADQTMPREQYQVTVVESDTTPRWRETVLKYADEWLFAFSDRPFNKSWGTNCGVLRSARRAPYLCLLDADALVDRDFVRRNTERFRRAGSGAFMCFRDLLYLDAPASAAAVRERCVEGKPEADADRLRWFAVQRSPGLCVWLRRDVFDSVNGMDERFEGWGREDIDFVLRVQLATAFDQYDDRMLHLYHPSSGQLKNGQTVNYHIPLLSWTPAEPIGRLERFSG; the protein is encoded by the coding sequence ATGATGTCCCGACTCCCCCAAGAGCCCGCCACCCGCGCGAGCGCCGTGGCCGACGCCCTCGTCATCCACGCGGACCACGGCGCCCGCGAGGCGAACCCCTACTACTGGCACCGCGTCCAGGAGCGGACAGCCGACCTGCTGAAGGAGATCCAGTCCCACGGCGACACCGAACTCGTCCTGGCCGCAGATGAGTTGGTCGCCGACCCGGGGAGCACGGAAGCCTGGCGCCGGGTCCGGGACCGGGTGACGCCAAAGGCGCGGGCCCCCTTCGTCGACATCGCCTGCGACATCAAGGACCGGTCCCGCTTCGGCTACCACCTCGGCGACGCCTACGACCGCACCGCGACCGCCGACCCCGACTGGCGCTCCTGGCCGCCGAATCCCCCCGCGCCCGCCCCCGACGACGCCCCGGTCACCCAGATCGTGATCACGTTCCGGGACCAGAGCGAGGACGGGGTGCGCGCCCGGAACCTGGTGGCCTGTCTGGCCGCCCTCGCCGACCAGACGATGCCCCGCGAGCAGTACCAGGTGACCGTGGTGGAGTCGGACACCACTCCGCGCTGGCGCGAGACGGTCCTGAAGTACGCGGACGAGTGGCTGTTCGCGTTCTCCGACCGTCCGTTCAACAAGTCCTGGGGCACCAACTGCGGTGTGCTGCGCTCCGCGCGCCGGGCACCGTACCTGTGTCTGCTGGACGCCGACGCCCTCGTCGACCGGGACTTCGTACGGCGCAACACCGAGCGGTTCCGGCGGGCCGGGTCGGGGGCGTTCATGTGCTTCCGGGACCTGCTCTACCTGGACGCGCCCGCGTCGGCGGCCGCCGTGCGCGAGCGCTGCGTCGAAGGGAAGCCCGAGGCCGACGCCGACCGGCTGCGCTGGTTCGCGGTGCAGCGTTCGCCGGGGCTGTGCGTCTGGCTGCGACGTGATGTCTTCGACTCGGTCAACGGCATGGACGAGCGGTTCGAAGGCTGGGGCCGGGAGGACATCGACTTCGTGCTCCGGGTCCAACTGGCCACCGCCTTCGACCAGTACGACGACCGCATGCTGCACCTGTACCACCCCAGCTCGGGACAGCTGAAGAACGGACAGACCGTCAACTACCACATCCCGCTGCTGTCCTGGACGCCGGCGGAGCCCATCGGCCGCCTCGAACGCTTCTCGGGCTGA
- a CDS encoding class I SAM-dependent methyltransferase, which translates to MTQDIATVRRHRWHAADSYDEATGRLQRRNAALVAGLHPDPGAVRNALDVGCGTGALTEELLTRLPTAAHITGLDVSADMLHHARARTGEQAAGRLEFRHGSLLDPEAVTGAFDAVFSNAALHWMYPRYDDCFARLRHLLAPDGLLCAATAGRSAATDDFDRRVGARVRRLLGQDTADDFTRRRLSCDELTVVAGRNALAVEDVFLVERRAAVSVPAYVTWWLASGGPWQEDPPRRERAVELLQGALGGPDGEIELVHASVFTVLRRPVGRD; encoded by the coding sequence ATGACGCAGGACATCGCCACCGTCCGCCGGCACCGCTGGCACGCGGCCGACTCCTACGACGAGGCCACCGGCCGCCTGCAACGCCGTAACGCCGCCCTGGTGGCCGGACTGCACCCGGACCCCGGCGCGGTGCGGAACGCGCTGGACGTGGGATGCGGAACTGGCGCGCTCACCGAGGAGTTACTGACCCGGCTGCCCACGGCCGCACACATCACCGGGCTCGACGTCTCCGCCGACATGCTCCACCACGCCCGCGCCCGCACCGGTGAACAGGCCGCGGGACGACTGGAGTTCCGGCACGGCTCCCTGCTCGATCCCGAGGCCGTGACGGGCGCCTTCGACGCGGTGTTCAGCAACGCCGCCCTGCACTGGATGTATCCGCGCTACGACGACTGCTTCGCCCGGTTGCGGCACCTCCTGGCGCCGGACGGTCTGCTCTGCGCCGCGACGGCCGGACGCAGCGCGGCCACCGACGACTTCGACCGGCGGGTGGGCGCGCGGGTGCGGCGACTGCTGGGCCAGGACACCGCCGACGACTTCACCCGGCGCCGCCTGAGCTGCGACGAACTCACCGTGGTCGCCGGGCGGAACGCTCTGGCGGTGGAGGATGTCTTCCTGGTCGAGCGCCGCGCCGCGGTGTCCGTCCCGGCGTATGTCACCTGGTGGCTGGCGAGCGGCGGGCCCTGGCAGGAGGATCCGCCCCGGCGGGAGCGGGCGGTGGAACTGCTCCAGGGCGCGCTGGGCGGGCCGGACGGGGAGATCGAGCTGGTGCACGCCAGCGTGTTCACGGTACTGCGCCGACCGGTTGGTCGTGATTGA
- a CDS encoding 3-keto-5-aminohexanoate cleavage protein, with the protein MGLADKLIVNLCPTGMIPRRAKVPAVPVEPAEIAADVRRCRDAGASMVHLHARDADEEPTWRPERFQEICDAVVSAAPDIVVVVTTSGRNWSETDKRAASLTVTGPGRPEMASLTLGSMNFPTGPSVNSPQTIQGLATAMREHEVVPELEIFDVGMADYASFLAEKGILQSPFYANILLGSLGTAAVSAANLAAVLAALPQGATWALAGIGRYQTRANTLATALGGHVRVGLEDNPYEDWSHKSPAANARLVERAVRIGRELGREPATPEETRAIIGLKPVTRE; encoded by the coding sequence ATGGGTTTAGCCGACAAGCTCATCGTCAACCTCTGCCCCACCGGAATGATCCCGCGCCGCGCCAAGGTCCCCGCCGTGCCGGTGGAACCGGCCGAGATCGCGGCGGACGTCCGCCGCTGCCGTGACGCCGGTGCCTCCATGGTCCATCTGCACGCCCGTGACGCCGACGAGGAACCCACCTGGCGGCCCGAGCGGTTCCAGGAGATCTGCGACGCGGTCGTCTCCGCGGCGCCCGACATCGTCGTCGTGGTCACCACCAGCGGCCGCAACTGGTCCGAGACCGACAAGCGGGCGGCCTCGCTCACCGTCACCGGGCCCGGCCGGCCCGAGATGGCTTCGCTCACCCTCGGCTCGATGAACTTCCCGACCGGCCCCTCGGTCAACTCCCCGCAGACCATCCAGGGGTTGGCCACCGCCATGCGGGAGCACGAGGTCGTCCCGGAACTGGAGATCTTCGACGTCGGCATGGCGGACTACGCGTCCTTCCTCGCCGAAAAGGGCATCCTGCAATCGCCGTTCTACGCCAACATCCTGCTCGGCTCCCTCGGCACGGCCGCGGTCAGCGCCGCGAACCTGGCCGCGGTGCTGGCCGCGCTGCCGCAGGGCGCCACCTGGGCACTGGCCGGCATCGGCCGCTACCAGACCCGGGCCAACACCCTCGCCACCGCGCTCGGCGGACATGTGCGGGTCGGCCTGGAGGACAACCCGTACGAGGACTGGTCGCACAAGTCCCCCGCCGCCAACGCCCGGTTGGTGGAGCGCGCCGTCCGCATCGGCCGGGAGCTGGGCCGCGAGCCGGCCACCCCGGAGGAGACCCGGGCGATCATCGGGCTGAAGCCGGTGACCCGCGAATGA
- the ribC gene encoding riboflavin synthase: MDRIGVVDTMFARVDMGSIAERKLAGMEGFGARFKVVRRTVPGFKDLAVAARQLIERENCEVVIACGMPGGAELDQVCAHEAAQGIMLAQVLTGKHILEVFVHAQEEPDPARLTELCRHRVGSHAVNAYWLLYAPEELRKRAGQGIRQGGPDAGPLPA, translated from the coding sequence ATGGATCGCATCGGAGTCGTCGACACCATGTTCGCGCGCGTCGACATGGGGTCGATCGCCGAGCGCAAGCTCGCCGGGATGGAGGGGTTCGGCGCCCGTTTCAAGGTCGTCCGGCGCACGGTGCCGGGCTTCAAGGACCTCGCGGTGGCCGCCCGCCAGCTGATCGAGCGGGAGAACTGCGAGGTCGTCATCGCCTGCGGGATGCCGGGCGGCGCCGAGCTGGACCAGGTCTGTGCTCATGAGGCGGCCCAAGGGATCATGCTCGCCCAGGTGCTGACGGGCAAACACATCCTCGAAGTCTTCGTACACGCCCAGGAGGAGCCGGATCCGGCCAGGCTCACCGAGTTGTGCCGCCACCGCGTCGGCTCGCACGCGGTGAACGCGTACTGGCTGCTGTACGCGCCCGAGGAGCTGCGCAAGCGGGCCGGCCAGGGCATCCGACAGGGCGGCCCGGACGCCGGACCCCTTCCGGCCTGA
- a CDS encoding gamma-glutamyltransferase, whose amino-acid sequence MRVILRDRQQWGSRGIVSAGSSAAALAALSVLDEGGTAFDAAITASALLTVAMPMASGPGGDATAVLHPRGESTPLALLGLGRAPLAAGPRAFEERGLDGVPRTGILSVTTPGLLDAWYAVHERFGTLPLARLLRPAARAAADGAVITGQFQRWTRENLQVLEQPEFHETYRRAAERESVGSRLPQPGLARLYDRAGRSGRTELRDWIAVLTDESSERLGGLVRGEDVRATTARLVPALVREVAGRRVAVPPAPTQGPLMLQNLLLYEALRTEGERSDSAAGIHLLAEAVHQTFGWRLDHLSDADADGPPRPDPLDERTLAGLRGGIDPDKRSPCRYAGHYSHGDTTHFVIADGSGNAVTWVQSLGLGFGAGVGPAEAGLLLCNRLGRSTTLDPRHANQVRPGARPVNTIFPWTISEGPQVRWLGGTPGGDGQCQWNTQVAAALLFDDSTPLRALSGPRWTYFPGSDRIEAGRPEQLHVDETMPEETAAELARRGHEVVRKASVGGVNRVVSGHGGALYGLDDGRQEGLTAAL is encoded by the coding sequence ATGCGGGTGATTCTCCGTGATCGCCAACAGTGGGGGAGCCGGGGCATCGTCTCGGCCGGCTCCTCGGCCGCCGCACTCGCCGCACTGAGCGTCCTGGACGAGGGCGGCACGGCCTTCGACGCGGCGATCACCGCCTCGGCGCTCCTCACCGTGGCCATGCCGATGGCCTCGGGGCCCGGCGGCGACGCCACCGCCGTGCTGCACCCGCGCGGGGAGAGCACCCCGCTCGCCCTGCTCGGCCTCGGCCGGGCCCCGCTCGCCGCCGGTCCGCGGGCCTTCGAGGAGCGCGGCCTGGACGGCGTGCCCCGCACCGGCATCCTCTCGGTCACCACCCCCGGCCTGCTGGACGCCTGGTACGCGGTCCATGAGCGCTTCGGCACCCTCCCGCTCGCCCGGCTGCTGCGCCCCGCGGCCCGCGCCGCCGCGGACGGCGCTGTGATCACCGGCCAGTTCCAGCGCTGGACCAGGGAGAACCTCCAGGTACTGGAGCAGCCGGAGTTCCACGAGACCTACCGGCGCGCCGCCGAACGGGAGTCCGTGGGCAGCCGCCTGCCCCAGCCCGGCCTCGCCCGGCTGTACGACAGAGCGGGCCGCTCCGGCCGGACCGAGCTGCGGGACTGGATCGCCGTACTGACCGACGAGTCGAGCGAGCGCCTCGGCGGTCTGGTGCGCGGCGAGGATGTGCGCGCCACCACCGCCCGACTGGTCCCCGCCCTGGTCAGGGAGGTGGCAGGACGCCGCGTCGCGGTACCGCCCGCCCCCACCCAGGGGCCGCTGATGCTCCAGAACCTGCTGCTCTACGAGGCGTTGCGGACCGAGGGCGAGCGCAGTGACTCGGCCGCCGGAATCCATCTCCTCGCCGAGGCCGTCCACCAGACCTTCGGCTGGCGCCTGGACCACCTGAGCGACGCTGACGCCGACGGACCGCCCCGGCCCGACCCCCTCGACGAGCGGACCCTGGCCGGGCTCCGGGGCGGCATCGACCCCGACAAGCGCAGTCCCTGCCGCTACGCCGGTCACTACTCGCACGGCGACACCACCCACTTCGTCATCGCCGACGGCTCCGGCAACGCCGTGACCTGGGTGCAGAGCCTCGGCCTCGGCTTCGGCGCGGGGGTCGGCCCCGCCGAGGCGGGACTGCTGCTCTGCAACCGCCTCGGCCGCAGTACGACGCTGGATCCGCGCCACGCCAACCAGGTCAGGCCCGGCGCGCGGCCCGTCAACACCATCTTCCCCTGGACGATCAGCGAGGGGCCGCAGGTCCGCTGGCTGGGCGGAACGCCCGGCGGAGACGGCCAGTGCCAGTGGAACACCCAGGTCGCCGCTGCCCTCCTGTTCGACGACAGCACCCCGCTGCGCGCCCTGTCGGGGCCGCGCTGGACCTACTTCCCCGGCAGCGACCGCATCGAGGCCGGACGTCCCGAGCAGCTCCACGTCGACGAGACGATGCCGGAGGAGACCGCGGCGGAGCTGGCACGCCGGGGCCACGAGGTGGTGCGCAAGGCGAGTGTCGGCGGGGTCAACCGCGTGGTCAGCGGTCACGGCGGCGCGCTGTACGGACTGGACGACGGGCGGCAGGAGGGGCTCACGGCGGCCCTGTGA